The following proteins are co-located in the Synechococcus sp. PROS-U-1 genome:
- the metK gene encoding methionine adenosyltransferase: protein MSRYVFTSESVTEGHPDKICDQVSDAVLDALLAQDPASRVACETVVNTGLCMITGEVTSKAQVDFIHLVRNVIKEIGYSGARAGGFDANSCAVLVALDQQSPDIAQGVNEADDHAGDPLDLVGAGDQGIMFGYACNETPELMPLPISLAHRLSRRLAEVRHNGTLDYLLPDGKTQVSVVYENDKPVSIDTILISTQHTADVDGISDEQGIRERITKDLWTHVVEPATADLALKPSREATKYLVNPTGKFVVGGPQGDAGLTGRKIIVDTYGGYARHGGGAFSGKDPTKVDRSAAYAARYVAKCLVAAGLAERAEVQLSYAIGVAKPVSILVESFGTSQLDNDALTALVQEHFDLRPGAIIEIFGLRNLPQQRGGRFYQDTAAYGHFGRNDLQAPWEDVSAKSEELRQTKAAQGVTA, encoded by the coding sequence ATGAGCCGTTACGTCTTTACGTCCGAGTCCGTTACGGAAGGGCATCCCGACAAAATTTGCGACCAGGTCAGCGACGCCGTTCTCGATGCGCTGCTGGCGCAGGATCCCGCTAGCCGCGTGGCCTGCGAAACGGTTGTGAACACCGGCCTCTGCATGATCACGGGTGAGGTGACCTCCAAAGCCCAAGTGGATTTCATCCACTTGGTTCGCAATGTGATCAAGGAGATCGGTTACAGCGGCGCACGGGCCGGTGGATTCGATGCCAACAGCTGCGCGGTGCTCGTGGCTCTTGACCAGCAGTCCCCCGACATCGCCCAGGGCGTGAACGAGGCCGACGACCACGCTGGTGATCCCCTTGATCTGGTGGGCGCTGGGGACCAGGGAATCATGTTCGGCTACGCCTGCAACGAGACGCCCGAGCTGATGCCGTTGCCGATCAGCCTGGCCCACCGGCTGTCGCGCCGCCTTGCCGAAGTGCGCCACAACGGGACCCTGGATTACCTGCTTCCTGATGGCAAGACACAGGTGAGCGTTGTTTATGAAAACGACAAGCCCGTCTCCATCGACACGATCCTGATCTCCACTCAGCACACCGCTGATGTGGATGGAATCAGCGATGAACAGGGGATCCGGGAACGCATTACCAAAGACCTCTGGACGCATGTCGTGGAGCCGGCAACCGCCGACCTGGCGCTCAAGCCATCCCGTGAGGCCACCAAGTATCTGGTGAACCCAACCGGCAAGTTCGTGGTAGGCGGTCCGCAGGGTGATGCCGGCCTCACCGGTCGCAAAATCATCGTCGACACCTATGGCGGCTACGCCCGCCACGGCGGTGGTGCTTTCTCTGGCAAAGACCCCACCAAGGTGGACCGCTCAGCTGCCTATGCCGCCCGCTACGTGGCCAAGTGCCTTGTGGCCGCAGGACTTGCTGAACGTGCCGAAGTGCAGCTGAGCTACGCCATCGGCGTGGCCAAGCCTGTGTCGATTCTGGTGGAGTCCTTCGGCACCAGCCAACTGGACAACGATGCCCTCACCGCCCTCGTGCAGGAGCATTTCGATCTGCGCCCCGGCGCCATCATTGAGATCTTCGGCCTACGCAACCTCCCCCAACAACGCGGCGGTCGCTTCTACCAGGACACAGCGGCCTACGGCCATTTCGGACGCAACGACTTGCAGGCTCCCTGGGAAGACGTCAGTGCCAAAAGCGAAGAACTGCGCCAAACGAAGGCTGCACAGGGCGTCACTGCGTAG
- a CDS encoding ComF family protein, which translates to MHRAFLAFAQTLLIEPRCPICDGPWQEPQAPTSPCRHCRDALQLPPEGIKGLEPLHWCALGPYEGRLRQLLLKVRQPTKQKALSVLVQMLSDSLSLPSTAVLVPIPSWKRQRTNPLPQRIANGLDRPTADLLQRPRVGLSQHHLNRSQRQTNLIGAFRASPHNPATALTSVWLVDDILTTGATALAARQALEEAGHGVAGLICLGRTPARQHRR; encoded by the coding sequence GTGCATCGAGCGTTCCTGGCCTTCGCCCAGACCCTGCTGATCGAGCCCCGTTGCCCGATCTGTGATGGACCTTGGCAAGAGCCACAGGCGCCGACATCTCCCTGCAGACACTGCCGAGACGCACTGCAGCTTCCTCCTGAGGGCATCAAGGGCCTGGAGCCCTTGCATTGGTGCGCTCTCGGGCCTTACGAGGGCAGGCTGCGCCAGCTGTTGCTGAAGGTGCGTCAGCCAACCAAACAGAAAGCACTGTCGGTGTTGGTTCAGATGTTGTCTGACAGCTTGAGCCTGCCTTCCACAGCGGTGTTGGTGCCGATTCCAAGCTGGAAACGGCAGCGCACCAACCCCCTGCCTCAGCGCATTGCCAATGGATTGGACCGACCAACAGCAGACCTGCTGCAACGACCCCGTGTCGGGCTGAGCCAACACCATCTGAACAGAAGCCAACGCCAGACGAACCTGATCGGCGCGTTCCGAGCCAGTCCCCACAACCCAGCAACAGCCCTCACCTCGGTCTGGCTCGTGGATGACATCCTCACGACAGGGGCAACCGCTTTGGCGGCTCGCCAGGCGCTGGAAGAGGCCGGCCATGGGGTGGCTGGATTGATCTGCCTGGGACGCACACCCGCAAGACAGCACAGGCGGTGA
- a CDS encoding FGGY-family carbohydrate kinase — protein sequence MTQPPLVLGIDLGTSGVRIAVLGMDGVLHHTQASNYRGEFCDPESWREACRELLTAIPNRLQSQLKALAVDGTSGTLLACDSHGLPLGKALPYSLACPEVDPLLQGLVGTGNLAQSSSSSLARALRLTSRFGSKILLRHQSDWISGWLLNNWSWGEEGNNLRLGWDLISNSWPASFAKQPWRQALPDIRRSGSILGTIAPEQAKALGLADDLIIVAGTTDSNAAVLAAHPQPGDGVTVLGTTLVMKCFTEAPLKAPGVTSHRVGGRWLCGGASNAGAGVLRRFYSNDQLAELSRQIDPDTNSGLSLRPLPGPGERFPVDDPELLPVLEPRPVSDALYLHGLLEGLAEIEAQGWQRLQALGAAAPQRIISIGGGARNPQWRRLRERRLGCPVTSCQTPPAAGVARLAQQALVG from the coding sequence ATGACACAACCACCACTGGTGCTAGGCATCGACCTGGGCACCAGCGGTGTTCGCATTGCTGTGCTGGGCATGGATGGTGTGTTGCACCACACCCAGGCCAGCAACTATCGGGGTGAGTTTTGCGACCCAGAGTCTTGGCGTGAGGCCTGTCGAGAACTGCTTACGGCCATCCCCAACAGGCTTCAATCGCAACTCAAGGCGCTTGCAGTTGATGGCACATCAGGCACCCTCCTGGCCTGCGACTCCCACGGCCTTCCCCTCGGGAAAGCCTTGCCTTACTCACTGGCCTGTCCAGAGGTGGATCCCCTTCTGCAAGGACTGGTGGGCACGGGGAACCTCGCGCAAAGCAGCAGCAGCAGCCTGGCGAGGGCACTTCGGCTGACATCCAGATTCGGCAGCAAGATCCTCTTGCGTCATCAATCGGACTGGATCAGCGGATGGCTTCTGAACAACTGGAGCTGGGGGGAAGAAGGCAACAATCTCCGACTGGGTTGGGATCTGATCTCCAACAGCTGGCCAGCCAGCTTTGCCAAGCAACCATGGCGGCAGGCACTGCCCGACATCCGTCGCAGCGGCAGCATCCTGGGCACAATCGCACCAGAGCAAGCCAAAGCCTTGGGCTTGGCCGACGATCTGATCATCGTGGCCGGGACGACAGATTCCAACGCCGCTGTGTTGGCCGCCCATCCCCAACCAGGAGACGGGGTCACCGTGCTGGGCACCACGTTGGTGATGAAATGCTTCACAGAAGCTCCTCTGAAAGCACCCGGCGTCACCAGTCATCGCGTCGGTGGACGCTGGCTCTGTGGAGGCGCCTCCAATGCAGGGGCAGGCGTGCTGCGGCGCTTCTACAGCAACGACCAGCTCGCGGAGCTCAGCCGCCAAATCGACCCTGACACCAATAGCGGCCTCTCCCTGCGGCCCCTGCCCGGTCCGGGCGAACGCTTCCCTGTCGATGATCCTGAGCTGCTGCCGGTGCTGGAACCTCGCCCGGTGAGTGATGCCCTCTACCTACATGGACTGCTCGAAGGCCTCGCCGAGATCGAAGCGCAGGGTTGGCAACGCCTCCAGGCTCTGGGTGCCGCCGCGCCCCAACGGATCATCAGCATCGGCGGCGGAGCGCGCAATCCCCAATGGAGACGGCTTCGGGAACGCCGTCTTGGCTGTCCTGTAACCAGTTGTCAAACACCCCCAGCTGCAGGTGTGGCGCGACTGGCCCAACAGGCCCTAGTCGGGTGA
- a CDS encoding HAD family hydrolase gives MATLLLKGTPISSIDGVLFDKDGTLSHSEPHLLALAEERINRAIEIGQDQAPPLEAFALRDTLRRAFGVSNDMLHPGGTLAVASRQDNIASTATVFCLLGCSWPQALAMAHACFDEVDQGGLVDATPSPLLNGAERLLRALNQLNVTTAVISNDTRSGIDDFLDHHELSACIDGIWSADDHPRKPDPQAVLELCDCLGLPPQRCALIGDAETDLQMALQAGIGCVIGFTGGWSRTPELRSAQHLLHHWDELAINTAA, from the coding sequence ATGGCCACACTTCTGCTGAAGGGAACACCCATCAGCTCAATTGATGGGGTGCTGTTCGATAAGGACGGCACCCTTTCCCATAGTGAGCCTCATCTACTGGCATTGGCAGAGGAACGCATCAACAGAGCCATTGAAATCGGGCAAGACCAGGCCCCACCACTCGAAGCCTTTGCGCTGAGAGACACCTTGCGCAGAGCGTTCGGTGTGAGCAACGACATGCTCCATCCAGGCGGAACCCTTGCTGTTGCCTCCAGACAGGACAACATCGCCTCAACCGCAACGGTGTTTTGCCTCCTTGGCTGCTCATGGCCCCAGGCTCTGGCCATGGCCCACGCCTGCTTCGACGAGGTTGACCAGGGCGGTTTGGTTGACGCGACCCCAAGCCCTTTGCTGAACGGTGCAGAACGACTGCTACGGGCCCTGAATCAGCTGAATGTGACCACTGCTGTCATCAGCAATGACACCCGATCCGGCATTGATGACTTCCTGGATCACCATGAGCTCAGTGCATGCATTGATGGCATCTGGAGTGCTGACGACCATCCGCGAAAACCCGATCCGCAAGCCGTTCTGGAGCTGTGCGACTGCCTGGGCCTTCCACCCCAGCGTTGTGCATTGATCGGGGATGCTGAAACCGACCTTCAAATGGCTCTTCAGGCTGGAATTGGCTGCGTGATCGGATTCACCGGTGGCTGGAGTCGCACTCCAGAGCTGCGCTCTGCTCAGCATCTACTCCACCACTGGGACGAGCTCGCCATCAACACTGCCGCGTAA
- a CDS encoding DUF2470 domain-containing protein: MPADALTDAVSTRICKHMNDDHAEAVLAYAKHYGGVSNPAAARMVSVKAETMELEVDGASISIAFDHTLTDSEDAHRTLVAMLRAMPKENG; the protein is encoded by the coding sequence ATGCCTGCAGACGCCCTCACTGATGCCGTCAGCACACGGATCTGCAAACACATGAACGACGACCATGCGGAAGCGGTGCTCGCCTACGCCAAGCACTACGGCGGCGTCAGCAATCCCGCCGCCGCACGCATGGTGTCTGTGAAAGCAGAGACCATGGAACTAGAGGTGGATGGCGCGAGCATCAGCATCGCTTTCGATCACACCCTCACCGACAGCGAAGACGCCCATCGCACGTTGGTGGCCATGCTGCGGGCGATGCCCAAGGAGAACGGCTAA